The Leptospira harrisiae genome segment GTTTACCGTTTCCAAGCAAAAATTGTGGATTGGATGGGCAAAGGGCGAGTATATTTGTTAGGTGATGCAGCTCACCTAACTCCTCCCTTTGCTGGCCAAGGACTTGTAAGTGGAATCAGGGATAGTATGAATCTTTCATGGAAGTTAGCTGCAGTATTAAATAAAAATGCGTCATTAAAAATACTCTCAAGTTATCAAATCGAGCGAAGACCGCATGCAAAAAAGACAATACGTTTGGCAGTGTTACTCGGTTCCATCATCATGACTAGAAAAGCGATCAAAGCAATTTTTCGCGATTTGGTTTTTAAGTTTTTATTTTATACTCCACTCAAACGTTTCCTCTTTGATCTGAGAATACGGCCAGAAAATTCATTTAAAAATGGTCTTTTTTTAAAAAATAGAAAAATCGCAAATGCGAGTATTAAACCAGGTTCCATCCTTCCTCAAGCACTTGTTAAGTTACCAAATGGAACTTTAAAATTATCTGATGATATGTTTGGACAATCATTATATATTTTGGGTTATGGCGCACACCCTTTTGATGTTTTGGATTCAGACTCAAAAAAGATTTGGGAACGAATGGGGGGTAAAACAATGTTTTTTTCAAGTCAACAAAGAGTATATGACTCAAAATCTCTGCAACCTTCGGCAGAAGATATAACTTCCACTTTTTTTTCAGCCTTCGGTGGATTGGATAGGTTTGCAATACTTCGTCCTGATCGAATTGTAGTTGCTCTTTTTCCGAAAGAAAATGCGAACCAAATCATTCGCGAGTTTTATAATATTTATTTAGAGACCAATGCATGAAAAATAAAAATTCCACCTCGCCATGCCCCGTAAGAACAAAAAACCCGCTGAGCAAAGCCCAAGATATCGCCTATGTTCGGTTAGGTAGAAAGGATTTAGAATCCTCTAAAAAATATTATTTGGATTTTGGATTAAAATTATTAGAACATTCGACTAGTAGGGTTTTGTTTCATGGCCAAAGTTCCCAATATCCGTGTTGGTCGATTGAAAAACATAAAAAAAATGAATTACTCGGAATTGGTTTGTTTATTGCTTCCGCTGAAGAATTCGAGAAGTTAAAAGTTTTGGCGGGGGCGAAGTTTTTACACAATGGAAGATTCGGAAGTGTTTCTAATATACCTATTGTGAATTTAACTGATCCATCTGGATTGTCCGTTGATGCTGTGTTAGTCTCCAATTTCCAGAATCAAATTCTATCGAAAAACAATCAGCCAAAACTTTGGAATACGCCAAGCCACACAGCGAGAATCAATATGCCTAGTCCTTATGAAATAGGTGCAGCAAAAATTATGCGTTTGGGACATGCTGTTTTACTTAAACAAGAATTTTATAAAAATGCGCAGTGGTATTGTGATACTTTTGGATTTATCCCTTCTGATATTCAAATACTTCCTGAATCAAAAGATCCAGTGATTACTTTTTTACGCTGCGATTTAGGAAATAAACTAACAGATCACCATACAATAGTGATTGCTACTGGTGTTGATGATCGATTGGAACATTGTGCATTTGAATTAGAAAATTTGGATGAAGTTGCAAAGGGAAGAGA includes the following:
- a CDS encoding FAD-dependent monooxygenase, translated to MERMVENQNLQTPNVVIVGAGPVGVLTANLLGLQGIPVLLIDQNPGILEIPRAISLDQDALRVLQAAGFGEEIAATMPAISGIELISPFGGRFAKINSSGSLDCHPRLVSIYQPELERILRNGLKRFSHVRLWSECTYVSHIESDSNIIVTVKCQDVDCKITTGFLLGCDGARSNLRENQSWSMLGSSYKEDWLILDIKNQPNPLNIVEFICDPKRPVAHVPGPNGSERWEFLLHEGETKEEMEKPNKVRELMKPWGDVSDMEVERIAVYRFQAKIVDWMGKGRVYLLGDAAHLTPPFAGQGLVSGIRDSMNLSWKLAAVLNKNASLKILSSYQIERRPHAKKTIRLAVLLGSIIMTRKAIKAIFRDLVFKFLFYTPLKRFLFDLRIRPENSFKNGLFLKNRKIANASIKPGSILPQALVKLPNGTLKLSDDMFGQSLYILGYGAHPFDVLDSDSKKIWERMGGKTMFFSSQQRVYDSKSLQPSAEDITSTFFSAFGGLDRFAILRPDRIVVALFPKENANQIIREFYNIYLETNA
- a CDS encoding VOC family protein, which encodes MKNKNSTSPCPVRTKNPLSKAQDIAYVRLGRKDLESSKKYYLDFGLKLLEHSTSRVLFHGQSSQYPCWSIEKHKKNELLGIGLFIASAEEFEKLKVLAGAKFLHNGRFGSVSNIPIVNLTDPSGLSVDAVLVSNFQNQILSKNNQPKLWNTPSHTARINMPSPYEIGAAKIMRLGHAVLLKQEFYKNAQWYCDTFGFIPSDIQILPESKDPVITFLRCDLGNKLTDHHTIVIATGVDDRLEHCAFELENLDEVAKGREWLLEKGWRSAWGIGRHLLGSQIFDYHRDPTGMLVEHYSDGDKFDNTIAVGYHFVNRKSLYQWGQDMPENFLDLTLSLNKIFSLIKGLFGGKEIKISNLIDLKETMKVSPRKWIRY